One genomic segment of Bacteroides caccae includes these proteins:
- a CDS encoding DUF6249 domain-containing protein: MKQILIALLLAFTTSTVINAQKQSSIEKDSTENVKVTLSKKTDTKADESNTTVTVIGVDTTAGKDANSVSSSGSSHGKVGFTFESDDNDLPFGNLSDTISGGILISIIAIVAVFGLPVFILFVIFFFRYKNRKARYRLAEQAIAAGQPLPENFIRENRPADQRSQGIKNTFTGIGLFIFLWAITGEFGIGAIGLLIMFMGIGQWIIGSKQQKTDDIDPFRMNVSRKRDIDTRNNSAAGNNFGTRNDPPTGNNFDAAAPSATQQEERNGEKSDENK, encoded by the coding sequence ATGAAACAAATTCTAATAGCATTATTGCTCGCATTCACCACTTCGACAGTAATTAATGCACAAAAACAGAGTAGCATTGAGAAGGATTCTACCGAAAATGTGAAAGTGACCCTTTCGAAAAAGACAGACACCAAGGCGGATGAATCCAACACAACAGTGACGGTGATCGGTGTAGATACAACGGCGGGCAAGGACGCAAACAGTGTCAGCTCCTCCGGAAGCAGCCACGGAAAAGTTGGTTTTACCTTCGAATCGGATGACAACGACCTTCCCTTCGGCAACCTCAGCGACACGATCAGCGGAGGGATCCTGATCTCTATTATCGCAATCGTCGCCGTCTTCGGACTGCCCGTATTTATCTTGTTTGTAATCTTTTTCTTCCGCTACAAGAACCGGAAAGCCCGTTACCGCCTTGCCGAACAGGCCATTGCAGCCGGACAACCGCTGCCGGAAAACTTTATCCGCGAAAACCGGCCGGCCGACCAACGCTCACAAGGCATCAAAAACACCTTTACAGGGATTGGACTTTTCATCTTCCTCTGGGCGATCACCGGAGAGTTCGGAATCGGAGCAATCGGACTGCTTATCATGTTTATGGGCATCGGCCAATGGATAATAGGCAGCAAACAACAGAAAACAGATGATATTGATCCTTTCCGGATGAACGTTTCCCGGAAAAGGGACATCGACACCCGGAACAATTCTGCTGCCGGAAACAATTTCGGTACCCGAAACGATCCCCCCACCGGAAACAATTTCGATGCAGCCGCCCCTTCGGCAACGCAGCAGGAAGAAAGAAACGGAGAAAAGAGCGACGAAAATAAATGA
- a CDS encoding DUF5056 domain-containing protein codes for MTEIDNDKLLRDFFTENRQEIADRGFSRRVMHHLPDRSNRLARIWNAFVMAVGAVLFVSLGGPEAAWGTIREVFIGMINHGTTSLDPKSIIIASVVLLFMAARKVASLA; via the coding sequence ATGACAGAAATAGACAATGATAAACTCTTGCGCGACTTCTTTACCGAAAACAGGCAGGAGATAGCGGACAGGGGATTCAGCCGCCGTGTCATGCACCACCTACCCGACCGCAGCAATCGGCTGGCACGCATTTGGAACGCCTTCGTCATGGCTGTGGGAGCCGTACTTTTCGTCTCCTTAGGCGGACCGGAAGCTGCATGGGGAACGATTCGGGAGGTATTCATCGGCATGATTAATCATGGAACAACAAGTCTCGACCCGAAATCAATCATTATCGCAAGTGTAGTGTTACTGTTTATGGCTGCGAGAAAAGTAGCTTCATTGGCATAG
- a CDS encoding RNA polymerase sigma factor, which produces MSQINDISLVAQVVVFKNTRAFDQLVKKYQSPVRRFFLNLTCGDSELSDDLAQDTFIKAYTNLSSFHNLSSFSTWLYRIAYNVFYDYIRSRKEMAGLDTTEIDAINSTEQENVGQKMDVYQSLKTLKDVERTCITLFYMEDLSIDKIAGITGIPAGTVKSHLSRGKDKLATYLKQNGYDRNRQ; this is translated from the coding sequence ATGAGCCAAATCAACGATATATCGCTAGTCGCACAGGTCGTAGTGTTCAAAAACACTAGGGCCTTCGACCAGTTAGTGAAGAAATACCAGTCGCCCGTGCGGCGGTTCTTTCTCAACCTGACTTGCGGCGACAGCGAATTGAGTGACGATTTGGCGCAGGATACATTCATCAAGGCATATACCAATCTCTCTTCTTTCCACAACCTGTCGAGTTTCTCAACGTGGCTCTATCGCATTGCCTATAATGTTTTTTATGATTATATTCGCAGCCGGAAAGAAATGGCCGGCTTGGACACAACGGAAATAGATGCCATTAACAGTACCGAACAAGAAAACGTCGGGCAGAAAATGGATGTCTACCAGTCGCTCAAAACGCTAAAAGACGTGGAACGAACCTGCATCACCTTGTTTTATATGGAAGATTTAAGCATTGACAAGATCGCAGGTATTACCGGAATACCGGCAGGAACGGTGAAAAGCCACCTGTCGCGTGGAAAAGATAAATTAGCAACGTACTTAAAACAAAATGGTTATGACAGAAATAGACAATGA
- a CDS encoding methyltransferase RsmF C-terminal domain-like protein: MNLPASFTEYTRALLGVEEYEKLVSALQQEPPVSIRLNRLKVHRLKVENALSVQPPWSSEGIYLDERLTFTFDPLFHAGCYYVQEASSMFVEQVLRQHVTKPVVMLDLCAAPGGKSTHARSVLPEGSLLVANEVIRNRSQILAENLTKWGHPDVVVTNNDPADFSALPSFFDVILTDVPCSGEGMFRKDPVAVEEWSPENVEICWQRQRRIIADVWPSLKPGGILIYSTCTYNTKEDEENVRWIQQEFGAESLAVDIREEWNITGNLLCGESASVYHFFPHKTKGEGFFLSVLRKPETAGEDSYADYYSFPKGKSAGKKGKKGGGASSSPVSKENMATAGKWLNDECAGKYVLSAEGAEIHAFPQQCVAELAAMKQHLRVVQAGVSVGEVKGKDLIPAHALAMSALLLRQDVFATEAVSYEQAIAYLRKEAVTLPATAPRGYVLLTYRNIPLGFVKNIGNRANNLYPQEWRIRSGYLPEKIRVL; the protein is encoded by the coding sequence ATGAATTTACCCGCTTCTTTTACAGAATATACCCGCGCTTTGTTGGGCGTCGAAGAATACGAAAAACTGGTTTCCGCCTTGCAGCAGGAACCTCCCGTGAGCATTAGGCTGAATCGGTTGAAAGTTCATCGGTTGAAAGTGGAAAATGCTCTATCGGTTCAACCTCCCTGGTCTTCGGAGGGAATCTACCTCGACGAACGGCTCACTTTTACATTCGACCCGTTGTTTCATGCAGGGTGTTATTATGTGCAGGAGGCTTCTTCGATGTTCGTGGAACAGGTGCTCCGGCAGCATGTCACGAAGCCGGTGGTGATGCTCGACCTTTGTGCCGCTCCGGGAGGGAAATCGACCCATGCTCGTAGTGTGTTGCCCGAAGGTAGTTTGCTGGTTGCCAACGAGGTAATCCGGAACCGGTCGCAGATTTTGGCGGAGAACCTGACGAAATGGGGACATCCGGATGTGGTGGTTACGAATAACGACCCGGCTGATTTTTCGGCTTTGCCTTCTTTCTTTGACGTTATTCTGACAGATGTGCCTTGCTCCGGCGAAGGGATGTTCCGTAAAGATCCGGTGGCCGTTGAAGAATGGAGTCCGGAGAATGTGGAAATTTGCTGGCAACGGCAACGGAGGATTATTGCGGACGTTTGGCCGAGTCTGAAGCCCGGAGGCATTCTTATATACAGTACCTGTACATATAACACGAAAGAGGACGAAGAAAATGTCCGTTGGATTCAGCAGGAATTTGGGGCGGAATCGTTGGCGGTAGATATTCGGGAAGAGTGGAATATCACAGGAAATCTGCTGTGCGGCGAATCGGCTTCCGTATATCACTTTTTCCCGCATAAGACGAAGGGTGAAGGCTTTTTCTTGTCCGTACTCCGCAAACCGGAAACGGCAGGGGAGGACAGTTATGCCGATTATTATTCGTTTCCGAAAGGAAAATCCGCCGGAAAAAAAGGTAAGAAAGGTGGGGGAGCCTCTTCTTCGCCTGTCTCCAAGGAAAACATGGCAACGGCCGGAAAATGGCTGAATGATGAGTGTGCCGGAAAGTACGTCTTGTCGGCAGAAGGTGCTGAAATACACGCGTTTCCTCAGCAATGCGTAGCCGAACTGGCTGCCATGAAACAACATTTGCGGGTGGTGCAGGCAGGCGTTTCGGTTGGCGAGGTGAAAGGAAAAGATCTGATTCCCGCCCATGCCTTGGCCATGAGTGCCCTTCTTCTGCGGCAGGATGTTTTTGCAACCGAGGCGGTGAGTTATGAACAAGCAATCGCTTATTTGCGGAAAGAGGCTGTCACTTTGCCGGCGACAGCCCCTCGCGGGTATGTTTTGCTCACTTATCGAAATATTCCTCTGGGTTTTGTGAAGAATATCGGCAACCGGGCTAATAATCTTTATCCGCAGGAATGGCGTATCCGTAGCGGGTATTTGCCGGAAAAGATCCGCGTGTTGTAA
- a CDS encoding TolC family protein, giving the protein MKRIIIISSFAATALFTLTGGVQAQNSIEQVLKNIETNNKELQANAQLITSQKLESKTDNNLPDPTLSYAHLWGAKDKNETIGELVVSQSFDFPSLYATRNKLNRLKAGAYDSQADVFRQDKLLQAKEVCLDIIMLRQQKQILEERLRNAEVLAEMYAKRLQTGDANALETNKINLELLNVRTEASLNETALRNKMQELNTLNGNIPVVFEESRYPLTPFPSDYQILKSEVLSADRTLMALGNESLVARKQIAVNKSQWLPKLELGYRRNTETGTPFNGVVVGFSFPLFENRNKVKIAKAQALNIDLQKENATLQVESELSQLYREAKALHNSMEEYKKTFRSQQDLALLKQALTGGQISMIEYFVEVSVIYQSHQNYLQLENQYQKAMARIYKSKL; this is encoded by the coding sequence ATGAAACGGATTATCATTATAAGTTCTTTTGCTGCCACTGCACTCTTCACCCTGACGGGGGGTGTGCAGGCACAGAACAGCATAGAACAGGTATTAAAAAATATAGAAACGAACAACAAGGAGTTGCAGGCGAACGCCCAACTGATTACCTCGCAGAAACTGGAATCCAAAACGGACAACAACCTGCCCGATCCTACCTTGTCCTACGCTCACCTCTGGGGAGCAAAGGACAAAAACGAAACAATCGGCGAACTCGTCGTTTCGCAGAGTTTCGACTTCCCCAGCCTGTATGCCACGCGCAATAAACTGAACCGGTTGAAGGCAGGGGCTTACGACAGCCAGGCGGACGTATTCCGTCAGGACAAACTGTTGCAGGCGAAAGAAGTCTGTCTGGACATTATCATGCTCCGCCAGCAGAAACAAATTCTCGAAGAAAGGCTCCGCAACGCGGAAGTACTCGCTGAAATGTATGCCAAACGTCTCCAAACCGGAGACGCCAACGCCCTCGAGACGAACAAAATCAATCTGGAATTACTGAACGTCCGCACAGAAGCCTCACTCAACGAAACGGCGCTCCGCAACAAAATGCAGGAACTGAATACGCTGAACGGCAATATCCCGGTGGTCTTTGAAGAAAGCCGGTATCCCCTCACTCCTTTTCCCTCCGATTACCAGATCTTGAAATCGGAAGTGCTCTCTGCCGACCGTACCCTCATGGCGCTCGGCAACGAAAGCCTCGTTGCCCGGAAACAAATAGCGGTCAACAAATCGCAGTGGTTGCCGAAACTGGAACTGGGATATCGCCGGAACACAGAAACGGGCACACCTTTCAACGGGGTAGTAGTCGGCTTCTCTTTCCCTCTTTTCGAAAACCGGAACAAGGTGAAGATTGCGAAAGCACAAGCTTTGAACATCGACCTGCAAAAAGAAAATGCCACGTTGCAAGTTGAATCCGAATTGTCACAGCTCTATCGTGAAGCCAAAGCACTGCATAACTCCATGGAAGAATATAAAAAGACGTTCCGGTCGCAACAGGACTTGGCATTGCTGAAACAGGCACTCACCGGAGGACAAATCAGCATGATAGAGTATTTCGTAGAAGTATCCGTCATCTACCAGAGCCACCAGAACTATCTGCAACTCGAAAACCAATATCAGAAAGCAATGGCACGGATTTACAAAAGTAAGTTGTAG
- a CDS encoding efflux RND transporter permease subunit, whose amino-acid sequence MLNKIIHYSLHNRLVVLCAAFLLLIAGTYTAMNTEVDVFPDLNAPTVVIMTEANGMAAEEVEQLVTFPVETAVNGATGVRRVRSSSTNGFSVVWVEFDWGTDIYLARQIVSEKLAVVSESLPVNVGKPTLGPQSSILGEMLIVGLTADSTSMLDLRTIADWTIRPRLLSTGGVAQVAVLGGDIKEYQIQLDPERMRHYSVSMGEIMAVTQDMNLNANGGVLYEFGNEYIVRGVLSTPKVEELGKAVVKTVNTFPVTLEDIADVKIGPKAPKLGTASERGKPAVLMTVTKQPATSTLELTDKLEASLKDLQKNLPADVKVSTDIFRQSRFIESSIGNVKKSLFEGGIFVVIVLFLFLANVRTTVISLVTLPISLLVSILTLHYMGLTINTMSLGGMAIAIGSLVDDAIVDVENVYKRLRENRQKPEAERLSTLEVVFNASKEVRMPILNSTLIIVVSFVPLFFLSGMEGRMLVPLGIAFIVALFASTVVALTLTPVLCSYLLGSNKTNKELKESFVARWMKGIYGKALTWVLAHKRVTLGSTIGLFVVALGVFFTLGRSFLPSFNEGSFTINISSLPGISLEESNKMGHRAEELLLTIPEIQTVARKTGRAELDEHALGVNVSEIEAPFELKDRPRNELVAEVREKLGTITGANIEIGQPISHRIDAMLSGTKANIAIKLFGDDLNKMFSLGNRIKDAIGDIPGIADLNVEQQIERPQLKIQPKREMLAKFGITLPEFSEYVNVALAGKVISQVYEQGKSFDLIVKVKDDARDEMEKIRNLMVDTNDGRKVPLNYVAEVVSAMGPNTINRENVKRKIVISANVADRDLRSVVNDIQKRIDTSIQLPEGYHIEYGGQFESEQAASRTLALTSFISIVVIFLLLYNEFRSVKESGVILLNLPLALIGGVFALVITTGEVSIPAIIGFISLFGIATRNGMLLISHYNHLQKEEGLNVYDSVMQGSLDRLNPILMTALSSALALIPLALGGDLPGNEIQSPMAKVILGGLLTSTFLNGFIVPIVYLMMHRRPTDAAPEQESLATPC is encoded by the coding sequence ATGCTTAACAAAATTATACATTACTCCCTGCATAACAGGTTGGTCGTACTCTGCGCGGCTTTCCTCCTGCTCATCGCGGGCACCTACACTGCCATGAATACCGAAGTTGACGTCTTCCCCGACCTCAACGCCCCGACGGTGGTTATCATGACCGAAGCCAATGGTATGGCAGCCGAGGAAGTGGAACAACTCGTTACCTTTCCTGTCGAAACAGCCGTAAACGGTGCTACCGGTGTACGCCGTGTCCGTTCTTCGTCCACCAACGGCTTCTCCGTTGTCTGGGTGGAATTTGACTGGGGAACAGACATCTACCTCGCCCGCCAGATTGTCAGCGAGAAACTGGCGGTAGTCAGTGAATCCCTCCCCGTCAACGTGGGCAAGCCGACGCTGGGCCCGCAATCTTCTATCCTGGGCGAAATGCTGATTGTCGGTCTGACCGCCGACTCGACCTCCATGCTCGACCTCCGCACGATTGCGGACTGGACGATTCGCCCGCGCCTGCTGTCCACCGGAGGGGTGGCACAGGTAGCCGTGTTGGGCGGAGATATCAAAGAATACCAGATTCAACTGGACCCGGAACGGATGCGCCACTACAGCGTTTCAATGGGTGAAATAATGGCTGTCACCCAAGACATGAACTTAAACGCCAACGGTGGCGTACTTTACGAGTTCGGAAATGAATATATCGTGCGTGGGGTACTTTCTACCCCGAAGGTCGAGGAGCTAGGCAAAGCAGTCGTAAAAACAGTAAACACTTTCCCCGTCACACTGGAGGACATCGCCGACGTGAAAATCGGCCCCAAAGCTCCGAAACTGGGAACCGCTTCCGAACGCGGCAAACCTGCCGTACTAATGACAGTCACCAAACAGCCTGCCACTAGTACCCTCGAACTGACCGACAAACTGGAAGCCTCTCTGAAAGACCTCCAAAAGAACCTGCCTGCCGACGTGAAAGTGTCTACTGATATTTTCCGCCAAAGCCGTTTCATCGAAAGTTCGATCGGCAACGTGAAGAAGTCGCTTTTTGAAGGCGGTATTTTCGTGGTGATCGTCTTGTTCCTGTTCCTGGCAAATGTACGTACAACGGTGATCTCGCTGGTGACACTGCCTATCTCACTGCTCGTCTCCATTCTTACGCTGCACTATATGGGATTGACTATCAACACAATGAGTCTCGGTGGTATGGCCATTGCTATCGGTTCACTGGTGGACGACGCGATCGTGGACGTCGAAAACGTGTACAAGCGCCTGCGGGAGAACCGGCAGAAACCGGAGGCCGAACGGCTCAGTACACTGGAGGTGGTATTCAACGCCTCGAAGGAAGTTCGTATGCCTATCCTTAATTCGACGTTGATTATTGTAGTCAGTTTTGTCCCCCTGTTCTTCCTGAGTGGAATGGAAGGAAGAATGTTGGTCCCGCTGGGCATTGCGTTTATCGTGGCGTTGTTCGCTTCGACGGTTGTTGCGCTGACGCTGACCCCGGTACTTTGCTCGTATCTGCTGGGCAGTAACAAGACGAACAAGGAACTGAAAGAGTCATTCGTAGCCCGTTGGATGAAAGGGATTTACGGGAAGGCACTGACTTGGGTACTGGCCCACAAACGGGTGACTTTGGGAAGTACAATCGGACTGTTTGTGGTCGCTCTCGGTGTGTTCTTCACTCTCGGACGCAGCTTCCTGCCTTCTTTCAATGAGGGCTCGTTCACAATCAACATCAGTTCGCTGCCGGGCATTTCGTTGGAAGAAAGCAACAAAATGGGACATCGTGCCGAGGAACTGCTGCTGACAATTCCAGAGATACAGACGGTAGCCCGCAAGACGGGACGTGCCGAACTGGACGAGCACGCGCTTGGCGTGAACGTCTCGGAAATCGAAGCTCCGTTCGAGCTGAAAGACCGTCCGCGCAACGAGCTCGTTGCCGAAGTGCGCGAGAAACTAGGAACGATCACCGGTGCAAATATAGAAATCGGTCAGCCTATCAGCCACCGAATCGATGCCATGTTGTCCGGTACAAAGGCAAATATCGCCATCAAACTTTTCGGCGATGACTTGAACAAGATGTTCTCACTCGGCAACCGGATAAAGGACGCTATCGGAGATATACCGGGCATTGCCGACCTCAACGTGGAGCAGCAGATCGAGCGTCCGCAGTTGAAGATTCAACCGAAACGGGAGATGCTTGCCAAGTTCGGGATTACCTTGCCGGAATTCTCGGAATATGTCAACGTTGCCCTTGCAGGAAAAGTGATCTCGCAGGTTTATGAACAGGGAAAGAGCTTCGACCTCATCGTAAAAGTGAAGGATGACGCACGGGACGAAATGGAGAAAATCCGCAACTTAATGGTAGACACCAACGACGGCCGCAAAGTGCCTCTGAACTACGTGGCGGAAGTGGTTTCGGCCATGGGACCGAACACGATCAACCGCGAAAACGTGAAGCGCAAAATCGTGATTTCCGCCAACGTGGCGGACCGTGACCTCCGAAGTGTGGTAAACGACATCCAAAAGCGTATCGATACGTCTATACAGCTCCCCGAAGGCTATCACATCGAATACGGTGGACAGTTTGAAAGCGAACAAGCCGCCAGCCGGACATTGGCGCTGACGTCATTCATCAGCATTGTTGTCATCTTCCTGCTGCTTTACAACGAGTTCCGCAGCGTGAAGGAATCCGGCGTTATCTTGTTGAACCTGCCGCTTGCACTGATCGGCGGTGTTTTCGCACTGGTCATCACGACGGGTGAGGTCAGCATTCCGGCAATTATCGGGTTTATCTCCCTGTTCGGCATTGCGACCAGAAACGGTATGTTGCTTATCAGCCACTATAACCACCTCCAAAAAGAGGAAGGACTGAACGTATACGACAGTGTCATGCAAGGCTCGCTCGACCGTCTGAACCCGATTCTTATGACAGCGCTTTCGTCGGCACTGGCACTGATCCCGCTGGCGCTCGGCGGCGACTTGCCCGGAAACGAAATTCAAAGTCCAATGGCCAAAGTTATCTTGGGCGGACTTTTAACCTCTACGTTCCTGAACGGTTTCATCGTTCCGATTGTTTACCTGATGATGCACCGCCGGCCTACCGACGCTGCACCGGAGCAAGAATCCCTCGCGACACCCTGCTAA
- the cls gene encoding cardiolipin synthase, whose protein sequence is MKLRIFILFLFLPLLRAQASVIDSLMTQPRDSIGLTSDSLVLHFLEESGIPISDNNKVKLLKSGREKFIDLFEAIRQAKHHVHLEYFNFRNDSIANALFALLAEKVKEGVEVRAMFDAFGNWSNNQPLKKRHLKKIREQGIEIVKFDPFTFPYINHAAHRDHRKIVVIDGEIAYTGGMNIADYYINGLPKIGTWRDMHMRIEGDAVNDLQEIFLTIWNKETKQNIGGKIYFPQHEDSTNIVVAIVDRTPKKNSRMLSHAYAMSIYSAQKNVHIVNPYFVPTSSIKKALNRTIDRGVNVTIMVSSASDIPFTPDAALYKLHKLMKRGATVYMYNGGFHHSKIMMIDDLFCTVGTANLNSRSLRYDYETNAFIFDKKTTAELNTMFRNDIEHCTQLTPEFWKKRSPWKKFVGWFANLFTPFL, encoded by the coding sequence TTGAAATTACGTATATTCATTTTATTCCTGTTCCTGCCTTTATTGCGTGCCCAGGCAAGCGTCATCGACAGTTTGATGACCCAACCCCGGGATTCTATCGGACTCACGAGTGATTCCCTTGTACTGCATTTTTTAGAGGAATCGGGTATACCTATCTCCGATAATAATAAAGTGAAACTGCTGAAAAGCGGGCGGGAAAAGTTTATCGACTTGTTTGAAGCAATCCGTCAGGCCAAGCACCACGTGCATCTGGAATATTTCAACTTCCGAAACGACTCTATCGCCAACGCCTTATTCGCCCTTCTCGCCGAAAAAGTAAAAGAAGGTGTCGAAGTGCGGGCAATGTTCGACGCTTTCGGCAACTGGTCGAACAACCAGCCGCTCAAAAAAAGACATCTCAAGAAAATCCGTGAACAAGGGATTGAAATCGTCAAGTTCGACCCGTTCACTTTCCCTTATATCAACCACGCCGCCCACCGCGACCACCGGAAGATTGTCGTAATCGACGGAGAAATTGCTTATACCGGCGGCATGAACATCGCCGACTATTACATCAATGGACTACCCAAAATCGGTACATGGCGCGATATGCACATGCGCATTGAAGGCGATGCGGTGAACGATTTGCAGGAGATTTTCCTTACAATCTGGAACAAGGAAACCAAGCAGAACATCGGTGGGAAAATTTATTTCCCTCAACATGAAGACAGTACAAATATCGTTGTCGCTATCGTAGACCGCACTCCGAAGAAAAACAGCCGTATGCTGAGCCATGCATACGCCATGTCGATCTACTCGGCACAAAAAAACGTACATATCGTCAATCCTTATTTCGTGCCGACTTCTTCTATCAAAAAAGCGCTCAACCGGACAATCGACCGGGGAGTGAACGTAACAATTATGGTTTCGTCCGCCTCCGACATCCCTTTCACGCCGGATGCCGCACTTTACAAGTTGCATAAGTTGATGAAACGGGGGGCAACAGTTTATATGTACAACGGAGGATTCCACCATTCTAAAATAATGATGATCGACGACTTGTTCTGCACCGTCGGCACCGCCAACCTGAACAGCCGCAGCCTCCGTTACGACTACGAGACGAACGCTTTCATCTTCGACAAGAAGACAACGGCGGAACTGAACACCATGTTCCGCAACGACATCGAGCACTGCACACAGTTGACACCGGAATTTTGGAAAAAGCGCTCGCCATGGAAGAAGTTCGTCGGCTGGTTTGCTAATTTATTCACGCCATTTTTGTAA
- a CDS encoding efflux RND transporter periplasmic adaptor subunit: MKKLIFMGILGLFALGACNNKNTQGHEGHGHSTVTHNNDEHNHEAEGHDHEAEGHTHGTEGECNGDHKHDAADNHQDTAAGHDETAEAAHSDEIILPKAKADAAGVKVSIVEPAPFQQVIKTSGQVLAAQGDESVAVATVAGVVSFRGKVTEGMSVGSGTPLVTISSHNIADGDPVQRARIAYEVSKKEYERMKALVKNKIVSDKDFAQAEQNYENARISYEALAKNHSAIGQNITAPIAGYVKSILVKEGDYVTIGQPLVSVTQNRRLFLRAEVSEKYYPYLRTINSANFRTPYNNKVYELGALNGRLLSFGKTAGDNSFYVPVTFEFDNKGDIIAGSFVEVYLLSSQLENVLSLPRTALTEEQGIYFVYLQLDEEGYKKQEVTLGADNGKNVQILTGIKPGDRVVTEGAYQVRLASASNAIPAHSHEH, from the coding sequence ATGAAAAAACTTATTTTTATGGGAATCCTGGGCTTATTCGCTTTAGGAGCCTGCAATAACAAGAATACACAAGGTCATGAAGGACATGGCCATAGTACCGTCACACACAACAACGATGAACACAACCATGAAGCGGAAGGTCACGACCATGAAGCAGAAGGACATACCCATGGAACAGAAGGAGAATGCAACGGCGATCATAAACATGATGCGGCCGACAATCACCAAGACACTGCTGCCGGACACGATGAAACTGCCGAAGCCGCCCACAGCGACGAAATCATCCTCCCGAAAGCGAAAGCCGATGCTGCCGGAGTGAAAGTAAGCATTGTAGAACCCGCCCCTTTCCAACAAGTAATCAAGACCAGCGGACAGGTATTGGCTGCACAAGGCGACGAATCCGTCGCGGTAGCCACTGTGGCAGGTGTTGTCTCATTCCGCGGAAAGGTGACGGAAGGTATGAGTGTAGGCAGCGGCACTCCGCTAGTGACCATTTCCTCGCACAACATCGCAGACGGCGACCCGGTGCAACGTGCCCGTATCGCTTACGAAGTGTCGAAGAAAGAATACGAACGGATGAAAGCGCTTGTCAAAAACAAAATCGTATCCGACAAGGATTTTGCACAGGCAGAGCAGAATTACGAGAATGCCCGCATCAGCTATGAGGCGCTCGCAAAGAACCATTCGGCAATCGGACAGAACATTACCGCTCCTATCGCCGGCTACGTGAAAAGTATTCTGGTGAAAGAAGGGGATTATGTCACAATTGGCCAGCCATTGGTCAGCGTGACACAGAACCGCCGTCTGTTCCTCCGTGCCGAAGTGTCGGAAAAGTATTACCCGTATCTCCGCACAATTAATTCCGCCAATTTCCGGACACCATATAATAATAAGGTATATGAATTGGGAGCATTGAACGGCCGGCTTCTCTCGTTCGGCAAAACAGCGGGAGACAACTCTTTCTATGTCCCCGTAACTTTTGAATTTGACAACAAAGGCGACATCATAGCCGGTTCGTTCGTAGAGGTCTACCTGCTTTCCTCCCAACTGGAGAATGTCCTTTCCCTTCCCCGCACGGCACTGACCGAGGAACAAGGAATCTACTTTGTATATCTGCAACTTGACGAAGAGGGATACAAAAAGCAAGAAGTGACTTTAGGCGCCGACAACGGCAAAAATGTGCAAATCCTCACCGGAATAAAACCAGGCGACCGCGTAGTGACGGAAGGAGCTTATCAGGTTCGTCTGGCAAGCGCCAGCAACGCAATTCCCGCACACAGCCACGAACACTAA